A genomic stretch from Chroogloeocystis siderophila 5.2 s.c.1 includes:
- a CDS encoding Fe2+-dependent dioxygenase, with translation MILCIDILTPEELALINAKLKDAEFIDGKLTAGWHAKEVKNNTQISGKSAITQDLRSIVEQALQRNQLFQAAVHPKAIRPVLFSCYESGMYYGYHIDNALMGTPSMRSDVSLTLFLNPPDTYEGGELVIETSLGEQAFKLAAGSAIAYPSTTLHRVEVVKTGIRLAAVTWIQSFIRDPGEREILFELNTVKQVMYEKYGKTPEFDLVCKSHANLLRKWVEV, from the coding sequence ATGATTTTATGTATCGATATTCTTACTCCTGAAGAACTTGCACTAATCAACGCCAAACTGAAAGATGCTGAGTTTATTGATGGTAAACTCACAGCGGGATGGCATGCCAAAGAAGTAAAAAATAATACTCAAATTTCAGGAAAATCCGCAATAACACAGGATTTACGGTCAATCGTCGAGCAAGCACTACAACGCAATCAGCTGTTTCAAGCTGCGGTACATCCAAAAGCAATACGTCCCGTATTATTTAGTTGCTACGAGTCAGGGATGTACTACGGTTATCACATTGATAATGCATTGATGGGAACACCGTCAATGCGTTCAGATGTATCGTTAACTCTATTTCTGAATCCTCCAGATACCTATGAGGGTGGCGAACTTGTCATTGAAACTTCATTAGGCGAACAGGCTTTTAAACTGGCTGCCGGTTCAGCGATCGCTTATCCTTCTACAACTTTACATCGCGTTGAAGTTGTGAAAACTGGAATTCGACTGGCTGCGGTAACCTGGATACAAAGCTTCATCCGCGATCCTGGCGAACGCGAGATTTTATTTGAGTTGAATACGGTCAAACAAGTTATGTATGAAAAATACGGTAAAACACCAGAATTCGATCTTGTTTGTAAATCGCATGCGAACTTGCTTCGTAAGTGGGTTGAGGTTTAA
- the dnaK gene encoding molecular chaperone DnaK, whose translation MAKVVGIDLGTTNSCVAVMEGGQPVVIANAEGSRTTPSVVAYTKTGDKLVGQIAKRQAVMNPENTFYSVKRFIGRKYDEVTGESKQVSYKVMRDSNGNVKLDCPILKKQFAPEEISAEVLRKLVDDASKYLGEPVKQAVITVPAYFNDSQRQATKDAGRIAGIEVLRIINEPTAAALAYGLDKKSNETILVFDLGGGTFDVSILEVGDGVFEVKSTSGDTHLGGDDFDKKIVDWLATEFQRNEGVDLRKDKQALQRLTEAAEKAKIELSGATQTNINLPFITATQEGPKHLDTTLTRSQFEQMCSDLLDRCRIPVNQALRDANLTAADIDEVVLVGGSTRIPAVQQLVRQITNKEPCQGVNPDEVVAVGAAIQAGVLAGDVKDILLLDVTPLSLGVETLGGVMTKIISRNTTIPVKKSEIFSTAADGQTNVEIHVLQGEREMAVDNKSLGTFRLDGIPPAPRGIPQIEVTFDIDANGILSVSAKDKASGKEQSITITGASTLDKAEVERMVKDAERNAAEDRRRRDRVDTKNTADSVAYQAEKQLKDLGDKVPSPDKTRLEGMIQDLRQAITQENYDRMKSLTNDIQQALMQIGSAVYAQASSSSTDGKDGEDVIDADFVEHT comes from the coding sequence ATGGCCAAAGTCGTTGGAATCGACTTAGGAACAACAAATTCTTGCGTTGCCGTCATGGAAGGCGGACAACCCGTTGTGATTGCTAACGCTGAAGGTAGCCGTACGACTCCATCAGTAGTTGCATATACCAAAACGGGTGATAAGCTGGTGGGACAAATTGCCAAACGGCAAGCCGTGATGAACCCTGAAAACACGTTTTATTCAGTGAAGCGGTTCATAGGGCGTAAGTATGATGAAGTCACAGGCGAGTCCAAACAAGTTTCTTACAAAGTGATGCGCGATAGCAACGGCAATGTCAAACTTGACTGCCCAATTCTCAAAAAACAGTTTGCTCCCGAAGAAATCTCGGCAGAGGTACTGCGAAAACTAGTAGATGATGCGAGCAAATATCTAGGCGAACCCGTCAAGCAAGCCGTAATTACTGTTCCCGCATACTTCAACGACTCACAGCGGCAAGCTACCAAAGATGCCGGACGCATCGCGGGAATTGAAGTATTACGAATCATCAACGAGCCGACTGCCGCTGCGCTTGCCTATGGGCTCGATAAAAAGAGCAACGAGACTATTTTAGTCTTCGACTTAGGGGGCGGTACTTTTGACGTATCCATCCTAGAAGTGGGTGATGGTGTATTTGAGGTGAAATCCACAAGTGGCGATACCCACTTAGGTGGCGATGACTTCGACAAAAAAATCGTCGATTGGCTAGCAACAGAATTTCAGCGCAACGAAGGTGTCGACCTGCGCAAAGATAAACAAGCTTTGCAACGCCTCACCGAAGCTGCCGAAAAAGCCAAGATTGAACTGTCAGGAGCAACACAAACAAACATTAACTTGCCTTTCATTACAGCAACGCAAGAAGGTCCTAAACATCTAGACACGACACTGACGCGATCGCAGTTCGAGCAAATGTGCAGTGACTTGCTCGATCGCTGCCGGATACCCGTCAATCAGGCTCTGCGCGATGCTAACCTCACAGCTGCTGACATTGATGAAGTCGTATTAGTTGGTGGTTCAACGCGCATTCCGGCTGTACAGCAATTGGTACGGCAAATCACAAACAAAGAACCGTGCCAGGGTGTGAACCCAGATGAAGTCGTTGCAGTAGGTGCAGCGATTCAAGCAGGAGTACTGGCAGGCGATGTGAAAGACATCTTGCTGTTAGATGTGACGCCCCTATCGCTGGGTGTAGAAACCTTGGGCGGCGTGATGACCAAAATCATTTCCCGCAACACCACGATTCCCGTTAAAAAATCCGAAATCTTCTCCACCGCAGCCGATGGGCAAACTAACGTGGAAATTCACGTTTTGCAAGGAGAGCGGGAAATGGCTGTCGACAACAAGAGTCTGGGCACCTTCCGGCTCGATGGCATTCCTCCGGCACCGCGCGGTATCCCGCAAATTGAGGTGACGTTTGACATTGATGCCAATGGCATTTTGTCGGTGTCTGCAAAAGATAAAGCCAGTGGTAAAGAGCAATCAATTACCATCACAGGTGCATCAACGCTCGATAAAGCTGAGGTTGAGCGCATGGTCAAAGATGCAGAACGCAATGCCGCAGAAGACCGCAGACGACGCGATCGCGTAGATACAAAGAACACCGCAGATTCTGTTGCCTACCAAGCCGAGAAGCAACTCAAAGACTTGGGCGACAAGGTGCCAAGTCCTGACAAAACTCGTTTAGAAGGTATGATCCAAGACCTGCGGCAGGCGATAACGCAAGAAAACTACGATCGCATGAAATCCCTCACTAACGACATCCAACAAGCCCTCATGCAAATTGGCAGCGCCGTTTACGCCCAAGCAAGTAGCAGTTCCACCGATGGCAAAGACGGTGAGGATGTGATCGATGCCGACTTTGTTGAACACACGTAA